One genomic segment of Oreochromis aureus strain Israel breed Guangdong linkage group 9, ZZ_aureus, whole genome shotgun sequence includes these proteins:
- the LOC120442028 gene encoding gastrula zinc finger protein XlCGF8.2DB-like — translation MSSTQKDKHGARSQRSQEADKPHRRKRENKYTCDECGKGFPAKSKLKRHQVIHTGEKPFSCDLCGKTFSWKRSLKSHQLIHSGVKAYSCDQCGRAFTHSNHLKRHLVTHSGIKAYSCDICGKTFSRIGSRNIHLRIHTGHDVYCCEQCGKRCTTDTQLKRHMLTHTKEQPHKCDLCGKNFTQQMALKTHQHKHAGDKLNYCKECGRSFTTSSGLKQHELIHSGVKKHLCDQCGASFISAGSLKTHKRVHTGEKPYKCRHCDKSFSCSSSRNNHERTHMEGNYSCDQCDKSFRNLSSYSKHKRSHVTNKLFHCYQCAKTFTSFSALFKHQRDHSGLKSLPSQ, via the coding sequence gacaaACATGGAGcaagaagtcagcgctctcaggaggccgacaaacctcacagaagaaagagagagaacaaatacacctgtgacgagtgtgggaagggtTTTCCTGCTAAGTCTAAACTAAAAcgtcatcaggtcatccacactggagagaaaccgttcagctgtgacttgtgtggaaagactTTTTCCTGGAAGCGTTCCCTAAAatcacaccaactcatccacagtggagttaaagcgtacagctgtgatcagtgtggcagagcttttactcacagtaacCACTTAAAgaggcatctagttacccactctggaattaaggcatacagctgtgacatttgtggaaaaactttcagccggATAGGGAGCCGAAATatacacctacgcattcacaccggacatgatgtgtactgctgtgaacagtgtggAAAACGCTGTACTACAGACACACAACTAAAACGTCACATGCTTACCCACACTAAGGAACAACCTCATAAatgtgacctttgtggaaaaaatTTCACTCAGCAAATGGCCCTAAAAACACATCAACATAAACACGCTGGAGACAAACtgaactactgcaaagaatgtgggagaagcttcaccACATCAAGTGGATTAAAACAGCATGAACTCATTCACAGTGGGGTcaaaaagcacctctgtgatcagtgtggggcATCCTTCATCAGTGCCGGTAgccttaaaacacacaaacgagtccacacaggagagaaaccatacaagtgcagacactgtgacaaaagttTCTCATGTTCAAGTAGTCGTAACAatcatgaacgtacacacatggaaggaaactacagctgtgaccagtgtgacaagagcttcaggaatctcagttcatactccaaacacaaacgatcccacgttactaataaactgtttcactgttaccaatgtgccaaaacattcacttcattttctgctctgttcaaacatcagcgtgatcactcagggctgaaatcactcccatcacagtga
- the LOC116329651 gene encoding zinc finger protein 227-like isoform X2, which translates to MFTHTEERPYKCDLCEKTFKAPGILRRHQQIHTRKRLYKRSYCEDQHGARSQRSQEADKPHRRKGEKTYTCDECGKDFTEKYNLKHHQVIHTGERPFSCDLCGKTFSWKVSLKQHQLIHSGVKAYSCDQCGRAFTQSGSLQKHLVSHSGIKAYSCDICGKTFSRIGHRNTHLRIHTRHDVYCCDQCGKYFATDAQLQDHMFTHTEERPYKCDQCEKTFKSPRILRQHQQIHTRKRLYKCSYCEQRDTDGSSSQPCHRCGKEFRCDLCGKTFSRQETLKVHQRKHTGENMKYCKECGRSFTTSSRLKQHELIHSRVKMHVCDQCGSSFISASHLKTHKRVHTGEKP; encoded by the exons atgtttacccacactgaggagagaccttataaatgtgacttgtgtgagaagacttttaaagctCCAGGTATCCTGAGaagacaccaacagatccacaccagaaagagactctacaagcgcagttactgtgag gaccaacatggagcgagaagtcagcgctctcaggaggctgacaaacctcacagaagaaagggagagaaaacatacacctgtgacgagtgtgggaaggattttactgaGAAGTATAATCTAAAAcatcatcaggtcatccacactggagagagaccgttcagctgtgacttgtgtggaaagactTTTTCCTGGAAGGTTTCTCTGAAACagcaccaactcatccacagtggagttaaagcgtacagctgtgatcagtgtggcagagcttttactcaaagtGGCAGCTTACAGAAGCATCTAGTttcccactctggaattaaggcatacagctgtgacatctgtggaaaaactttcagccggATAGGGCACCGAAATacacacctacgcattcacaccagacatgatgtgtactgctgtgatcagtgtggcaaatACTTTGCTACAGACGCACAGTTACAAGaccacatgtttacccacactgaggagagaccttataaatgtgaccagtgtgagaagacttttaaatctccacgtATCCTGAGacaacaccaacagatccacaccagaaagagactctacaagtgcagttactgtgag cagagagacacagatggatccagttctcaaccctgtcatcgctgtgggaaagagtttcgttgtgacctttgtgggaaaactTTCAGTCGGCAAGAAACTCTAAAAGTACATCAACGTAAACACACTGGAGAAAACatgaaatactgcaaagaatgtgggagaagcttcaccACATCAAGTAGATTAAAACAACATGAACTCATTCACAGTAGGGTCAAAATGCAcgtctgtgatcagtgtgggtcatcttTCATTTCTGCAAGTcaccttaaaacacacaaacgagtccacacaggagagaaaccataa
- the LOC116329651 gene encoding gastrula zinc finger protein XlCGF7.1-like isoform X3 translates to MFTHTEERPYKCDLCEKTFKAPGILRRHQQIHTRKRLYKRSYCEDQHGARSQRSQEADKPHRRKGEKTYTCDECGKDFTEKYNLKHHQVIHTGERPFSCDLCGKTFSWKVSLKQHQLIHSGVKAYSCDQCGRAFTQSGSLQKHLVSHSGIKAYSCDICGKTFSRIGHRNTHLRIHTRHDVYCCDQCGKYFATDAQLQDHMFTHTEERPYKCDQCEKTFKSPRILRQHQQIHTRKRLYKCSYCEEQSDTDGSSSQPCHHCGGGKEFQLAS, encoded by the exons atgtttacccacactgaggagagaccttataaatgtgacttgtgtgagaagacttttaaagctCCAGGTATCCTGAGaagacaccaacagatccacaccagaaagagactctacaagcgcagttactgtgag gaccaacatggagcgagaagtcagcgctctcaggaggctgacaaacctcacagaagaaagggagagaaaacatacacctgtgacgagtgtgggaaggattttactgaGAAGTATAATCTAAAAcatcatcaggtcatccacactggagagagaccgttcagctgtgacttgtgtggaaagactTTTTCCTGGAAGGTTTCTCTGAAACagcaccaactcatccacagtggagttaaagcgtacagctgtgatcagtgtggcagagcttttactcaaagtGGCAGCTTACAGAAGCATCTAGTttcccactctggaattaaggcatacagctgtgacatctgtggaaaaactttcagccggATAGGGCACCGAAATacacacctacgcattcacaccagacatgatgtgtactgctgtgatcagtgtggcaaatACTTTGCTACAGACGCACAGTTACAAGaccacatgtttacccacactgaggagagaccttataaatgtgaccagtgtgagaagacttttaaatctccacgtATCCTGAGacaacaccaacagatccacaccagaaagagactctacaagtgcagttactgtgag
- the LOC116329651 gene encoding zinc finger protein 431-like isoform X1: MFTHTEERPYKCDLCEKTFKAPGILRRHQQIHTRKRLYKRSYCEDQHGARSQRSQEADKPHRRKGEKTYTCDECGKDFTEKYNLKHHQVIHTGERPFSCDLCGKTFSWKVSLKQHQLIHSGVKAYSCDQCGRAFTQSGSLQKHLVSHSGIKAYSCDICGKTFSRIGHRNTHLRIHTRHDVYCCDQCGKYFATDAQLQDHMFTHTEERPYKCDQCEKTFKSPRILRQHQQIHTRKRLYKCSYCEKQRDTDGSSSQPCHRCGKEFRCDLCGKTFSRQETLKVHQRKHTGENMKYCKECGRSFTTSSRLKQHELIHSRVKMHVCDQCGSSFISASHLKTHKRVHTGEKP, from the exons atgtttacccacactgaggagagaccttataaatgtgacttgtgtgagaagacttttaaagctCCAGGTATCCTGAGaagacaccaacagatccacaccagaaagagactctacaagcgcagttactgtgag gaccaacatggagcgagaagtcagcgctctcaggaggctgacaaacctcacagaagaaagggagagaaaacatacacctgtgacgagtgtgggaaggattttactgaGAAGTATAATCTAAAAcatcatcaggtcatccacactggagagagaccgttcagctgtgacttgtgtggaaagactTTTTCCTGGAAGGTTTCTCTGAAACagcaccaactcatccacagtggagttaaagcgtacagctgtgatcagtgtggcagagcttttactcaaagtGGCAGCTTACAGAAGCATCTAGTttcccactctggaattaaggcatacagctgtgacatctgtggaaaaactttcagccggATAGGGCACCGAAATacacacctacgcattcacaccagacatgatgtgtactgctgtgatcagtgtggcaaatACTTTGCTACAGACGCACAGTTACAAGaccacatgtttacccacactgaggagagaccttataaatgtgaccagtgtgagaagacttttaaatctccacgtATCCTGAGacaacaccaacagatccacaccagaaagagactctacaagtgcagttactgtgag aagcagagagacacagatggatccagttctcaaccctgtcatcgctgtgggaaagagtttcgttgtgacctttgtgggaaaactTTCAGTCGGCAAGAAACTCTAAAAGTACATCAACGTAAACACACTGGAGAAAACatgaaatactgcaaagaatgtgggagaagcttcaccACATCAAGTAGATTAAAACAACATGAACTCATTCACAGTAGGGTCAAAATGCAcgtctgtgatcagtgtgggtcatcttTCATTTCTGCAAGTcaccttaaaacacacaaacgagtccacacaggagagaaaccataa